In the genome of Dermacentor andersoni chromosome 3, qqDerAnde1_hic_scaffold, whole genome shotgun sequence, one region contains:
- the LOC129381252 gene encoding uncharacterized protein isoform X2: MTTATTVNSLRGYDPTEMNFSHVPTSQQQLMPLKQPEQRWRGASSSVSHSRSTSRGRSSSRRRATGSNQNASHVEAGKEQGKENLTKTTGALKKTSLGQLSDSKFQVCRRDDMKATIHVTNESLASQLVNNFGATGHAERPVLTGVKSGQISVTMEHRTALSHTGHEAPVTIMKTVFVGVNIVLVRKLTHYLIHCLV, translated from the exons ATGACTACCGCGACTACTGTGAATTCCCTAAGAGGCTACGACCCGACGGAGATGAACTTCAGTCATGTACCAACATCCCAGCAGCAGCTGATGCCCCTGAAGCAGCCTGAACAGCGATGGCGAGGAGCGTCGTCATCAGTCTCCCACTCTCGTTCCACCTCTCGCGGCCGTTCGAGCTCGAGACGCCGGGCAACCGGCTCCAACCAGAACGCCAGTCACGTGGAGGCGGGTAAAGAACAAGGGAAGGAGAACCTCACGAAGACCACCGGGGCGCTGAAGAAGACGTCCTTGGGTCAGCTCTCAGATTCGAAG TTCCAGGTCTGTAGACGGGACGACATGAAGGCGACGATCCATGTCACCAATGAAAGTTTAGCGTCACAGCTGGTTAACAACTTCGGGGCCACAGGGCATGCTGAGAGGCCCGTTCTGACAG GTGTGAAAAGTGGCCAGATCAGCGTGACTATGGAGCACAGGACAGCCTTGAGCCACACAGGACATGAGGCACCTGTGACAATTATGAAGACTGTATTTGTTGGAGTCAACATTGTATTGGTGCGAAAGCTGACGCACTACCTGATCCACTGCCTTGTGTAG
- the LOC129381252 gene encoding uncharacterized protein isoform X1 yields MTTATTVNSLRGYDPTEMNFSHVPTSQQQLMPLKQPEQRWRGASSSVSHSRSTSRGRSSSRRRATGSNQNASHVEAGKEQGKENLTKTTGALKKTSLGQLSDSKVTLTLFFTWLILESLSASCPSAQMLPTPLPDCGPFNKYFIPAQPMESLAFGRSTPSTTASSPARNLSCGHSVLGFSGHGNIARSMASDFRIAPMQFQVCRRDDMKATIHVTNESLASQLVNNFGATGHAERPVLTGVKSGQISVTMEHRTALSHTGHEAPVTIMKTVFVGVNIVLVRKLTHYLIHCLV; encoded by the exons ATGACTACCGCGACTACTGTGAATTCCCTAAGAGGCTACGACCCGACGGAGATGAACTTCAGTCATGTACCAACATCCCAGCAGCAGCTGATGCCCCTGAAGCAGCCTGAACAGCGATGGCGAGGAGCGTCGTCATCAGTCTCCCACTCTCGTTCCACCTCTCGCGGCCGTTCGAGCTCGAGACGCCGGGCAACCGGCTCCAACCAGAACGCCAGTCACGTGGAGGCGGGTAAAGAACAAGGGAAGGAGAACCTCACGAAGACCACCGGGGCGCTGAAGAAGACGTCCTTGGGTCAGCTCTCAGATTCGAAG GTTACGCTGACGCTCTTCTTCACCTGGCTGATACTGGAATCGCTATCTGCCTCATGCCCATCAGCTCAGATGCTACCAACGCCACTGCCTGACTGTGGCCCCTTCAACAAATATTTCATCCCAGCCCAACCGATGGAATCGCTCGCCTTCGGCCGTTCAACCCCATCGACGACTGCATCATCGCCCGCAAGGAATTTAAGCTGTGGCCACTCCGTCCTCGGattcagtgggcacggcaacaTTGCAAGAAGCATGGCTTCTGATTTTCGCATTGCTCCGATGCAG TTCCAGGTCTGTAGACGGGACGACATGAAGGCGACGATCCATGTCACCAATGAAAGTTTAGCGTCACAGCTGGTTAACAACTTCGGGGCCACAGGGCATGCTGAGAGGCCCGTTCTGACAG GTGTGAAAAGTGGCCAGATCAGCGTGACTATGGAGCACAGGACAGCCTTGAGCCACACAGGACATGAGGCACCTGTGACAATTATGAAGACTGTATTTGTTGGAGTCAACATTGTATTGGTGCGAAAGCTGACGCACTACCTGATCCACTGCCTTGTGTAG